In Vicia villosa cultivar HV-30 ecotype Madison, WI linkage group LG7, Vvil1.0, whole genome shotgun sequence, the DNA window GGATGAGCTCATGACTGAAGGTTTCTTTGGATCAAAGGAATCAGTTTGATGATACTTGGGTTATGACCATGGAACAAATTCTACTCATCTTATGCTTACGATTCCCAGGATATGAGATTTCTATATTACTCTCATGTACTTCCTAGCAATTATGAAGGGGGAGTCCTTAATCTAAAGCTAGAAGAACTTGAAGGTTGTGTCAGACATAATGTCCTGGCATTTGTTCGCTgagtatttatttttatcaatataTCTTGTAGAATTGTTCAAGATTAGTGTGGAGGTCGCAGGCTCATGCTTGGTTCATTAATCAAAGGATGGAACTCTTGATCGTCTGTAAAAGTCTTTCAAAGGATGTTAAGCATTGGAGTCTCATTAACCATCTCTATGTGTATAATGTGTGCCCTTACTTCTGAATGTTATCTAAATCATCTAGGATGGACATTTCAGCTAAAGCAATAAGGAAATATGTCTCTGGAATCAAAGGATTGGGTTACCTAGCATTCTCGTGAAAGGTACCCGTATTGTTTGGATTCACTTATGTGGTGCCCTCACATGATGAGTTAGTGGTAGTGCAAGGAATATCGTGGATTCTTGTGCGGTAAAGAAGTAGACTACTTCTAAATAGTCTACTATTATTCAGAGAAGATGACTTAGACTGGTGTGTGTCGTGGCTTAGTCTACTAAAGGTCTCTGAAGAGGGATGAGGCATAGTGTCTTAACATTATGGCCctgaggatttattttcctcaaagGTGTGTTACAGATGATGGTTCTTTAACAGAATAGAGGTTGCCTACTCAAACTTGATTCCTTGATCAAGtctatgagagcattgaactctTGTTGTGATGATGAATGTTGATCATCCCAGAGAATCATATGATGTAGCTTAGGGTCAATCTGAGTTAAGTACATGAAGGTGGTGTGACAAGCTTCTCTGTGAACTTATTCTAAGGAGTACAGAAGCAGAGGGAAGAAGTTCTTAAGTTGACTTTCCAAGGAAGATGGGTGTTCTCAAGTGCTTACTCTTCTGCAAAAGACTGATGTCACTCTTCACATGTGATCATTTACAGTGAAACCCCAGTTTATTGACTCTATCTCTCGCTGTTCTCGCTTGCTGAACAACCTTGGTTCTCTTGGAGAATTCTCTTTCAAGTTTGTGTTGGGCAGAAAGAGAAGACAATGTCTGACAGAATTTCAGGACATCATATTTGCTGAGTAACTAACAGAAGAGTGTACCTGATAGTGTATTCTCACACGTGTCAAATGTGCACAGAGAGGTACGCTATTTGGCCATATGAACGCATAAAGACTTATTCCTTTTCAGCAGAAACAGTCAAGGTTCACAAAAGGTATTCAAAGCATACATTGAATGGATGAGAGTTTTTCCTTGAATAGCATTTTTTTGACCAAGAACGTTGAAACTCTCAAAGATCGTTACCTTCAAAGCTCAGGTTTAACTACTTATAGAGGTCCCTTCTTGACTCTATATTTATGTGAGTTCCGATTTCATATCAGACATGGGGTTTGTTAGCATATGGGTAAGCTACATTCATCTATGGTTTTGTGAGGGctttctttgtaaatttttggctaaaaagggggagaagggTTTGGACTTAATTCAAATATGTCTTCTGAAACTTAATCTTCATTTGCAACATGTCAAAGACAAAGTCGTGTCAAATATATATCTAGTCTGTACTTGTGACCTGTGATCTGAGTTAACGAACACAATTATGaattgtgttctgagttacaaagAGAATGTATGATGTTCTACTTGGGAGGATTGTCACTGTTCATGGTCCTCTTTCTCCACCACCACAAGGGTAGATCATCTCTTTGTGACATAAAAAGGTTCTAATGTTAAGGGGGAGTATTCATCAAATAAACTGAAAACCTTCTTAGTGTGAAGAACGGGGCTGTAAGTGTTAAGGTCTGTGCTGCATGAAGATGGTGAACGAGATGTCTTGACATAGTAACTGAAGACTGACTCCATCCATAAGTGTTGCAGCCCACTGACCATCAGAAGTTCTATTCTACCTGTTTAAATGTAATCAGTAGTTTATTTGTTTTAgtcaaaaatttgccaaagggggagattgttagttctcTGTTTTTAGagttggcttaatttttgtaaaacaaataatagtGTCAGTTATGTAATGTAAAAgaagaacaggtacaacaaagaAGTCACACTGAAATGATATAACGTGTTATGTTGAAGTAATTCAACATttggaataacatgtcacatgggatgttacgacatcatgcATAAGCTGAAGGGAagagttttaattaattatgtgtaATTTAATTACTACAGAAGAATGCAAAATATTCAGGGATATTATGCAAACCAAATAAAGGCATATATACGTAACAGGTATGAAGAATCAATAAGAAGATTTGAGGAATCAAtcagaagaatcaaatcagaatatttgaagactgtatagtttctaaatatggagatattCACGGAAACTAacagattgaagaccttgtttgtagCATAAGTTACTGCTTGATTATAACAGCAAATAAGCTTTGATTGAAGACCCAAATCCAGTTGGCTACaagttataaatagaagtgtttgtaacctagaaaaagTAGACAACCACGAGtagaaaagatgtaatcattaggatTTATCAAAGTGAACCTCCCGGGctgtgggaaggtcactgtagtcctcgaagcctgtaggcaagaggagtatgtattgttcttggaggaagctttaaaATAACTCTAAGGTAGTGTTcatagtcaagagtcttggctagggTTTATCATAGAAGCGTGTCTTCCAAACTGTTTTTCTTTGTGATCAGAATGCTTTTGGGTATTAGGTCGTTGCTACAGCTCCTGAGActggagaactgtacaacatTACTGCGGTAATAGGAAGTgggatggagatattccatatttaGAGAGGATCTAAGTAGAAGGGTCATTAGGTATGGATTAAGTGAGGGGTTGTAAACGGGgatgtttagctctgaattaatactaatAGTGTACTTCATTCTTGGcctggtatgcccccagagtaggtgtgtttgtcactgAACTAGGTCAATAATTACTggtgtcatttatctttcagtttggCATAAATCTGTGTATATACCTTGTTAATGTTTCTTGACAGAACAAATGTCTCAACACCTTTCAAGACATTTGAGTTTGTCacaccagaatttcaattataatatatttataaaatttaaattgatatacaagatattataagatatttctttttcatcttcttcttataaaagaagggaagaaggacCCTCATTTCCTTGACGAGACAATATCATTAGATTGAGGGCCCGTTTGtttgacttttttaaaaaatgatttttatagtgttacataattttaatttgtgaaaaaaaaatttacaaagaaattttttataaaaacttcaaatgaaaattttgtttgaatagttatttttaaaatttgattttaggtatttcatctatttatggaaaaaaaattggatatcaaaatttcaaataatcacttaattttgaagctatttcaaatagattttcataaaaatcatttttttcaataagcaaatgatataaaaaatcgcactaggggtgtaACCCTTACAACACAAAGACTCTAATTAGAGTTGAAATAGGACAACAGTAATTTGTAACAATCGTAAAAACTATTATGGGACAAAGGGTAGCATAAATCCAACCatctataagaaaataaaattacattagACAACACCACATCATAACTATAAGACTTATTCTAAAAAATAATGGCATTTCTCATGAGCCATAAACTCCAAATAGTTGCTATCCAAATAATATTTATCTTGATCTTGTATTTAGCGTTCTTCAATTTCTCTTGGATGaaaccaaaattcaaaaactCTTCAAAAGAGAGACCTAAGTCTTCACCCATCCAAAGGTAGATTCTACTCCAAATCGCTTTCGACACAGAACACTCGAGAACACAAATGATTTGAATTCTCCGGATGGACCAAACAAAACAAGAAATTGGtagaaatgatatttatggaACTCCCCTATGAAGTAAGAGATATTTTAAAGGAAGTCTATTGTAGAAGAACCTCTAAGAAAAAACCTATATTCTGAGAGGAATCTTCAACTTCCAAATGACATGCAACAAAATTACCATTGGTGGCGTCCAAGCGATTTCTTTAATTTCTGACTCCAGTTTTGAAACACTTGAAAACGAGAAATCACCATTCAAATTCAGATTACATTCAAATTTGTCTTCCTCCAAACTAATTGAGTTGACCGACTGAAGCAAGTTAAACAAAGACCGCCACTACGCCATGGCTGTTGCAGGAGTCGCGGCTGTTTTTGCAGAAACAGAGTCCGCATCAGGTGTTACGGCGGAACCAAACAGAATGTTCGTGGCCCAGGAAAAAACGCCATCCTGCCAGATCAAAACATCCGCAACCGAGCACAGTTTTTTGGTTGATAGATAACACAGTTCCAGGAATTTAACGCGAAGGGTTTGATCTCCCAACCAAATACTATGCCAAAACAGAAtgtttttaccattttttaaatGACAATTAACATAGCCCCTTTTCCTTCCTCCTTCGATAACCACTCAGAGCAATCTCTCCTTCCTCCTTCGATAACCACTCGGAGCTTCACGTCCCCGTATCTCGCTCTCAACATCCTATACCAAAGAAAATTAGAAGCCtccaaaattctccacttccacttgAAAAGAAGAGCCAAATTGAAATCTTCCACACTTCTCAAACCTAGCCCACCTTTATCCACCGGCAAACATGCATCTttccacttcacccaatgaataCATATCTTCTCCTTTACTCCTCCCCAAaggaaattgctttgaattttattaGTCTCGCGAATAACCTTCTTCGGAGCCAAATAAAAAGAGAGAGTAAAAATAGGTAAACTTCCTAGCACAAATTTTAATAAAGTAATTCTTCCCCCAAAACTAAGCCATCTCCCTTTCCAAGAACACAACTTCTTCCTAAACTTTTCCACATCGGGTCTCCAGAAGTCGATCCTTCTAGGATTAGAGCCATTGCGGATCCCAAGAAAAGAGAACTCTTTTGGTTCCAACTTGCAAGAAAGAAAATAGGTCGCCACCTCCAAAAAATAAGGATTAATATTTATTCCATTAAGCTTACTCTTGTTGAAATTGATACCAAGACCCGAAACAATTTCAAATCCGCTTAACACCGATTTGATAGCCCACAAATGCCTCCAACTCCCATCTCCCACAAGTAaagtgtcgtccgcaaattgtaAAACATCCACACAAAAATTACCTTTCACATTACATCCAACATAATCCCCGTTATCCACCGCCTTGTTCACTAAGATTTTCAAACCTTCCGCCACAATCACCAAAAAATAAAGGATAATGGATCCCCTTGACGTAATCCTCTTTCCACCACAAACTCTTTAGTGGGGCTATCGTTTACTAAAACCGACATTTTGCTAGAAAAAATAAGCgcctccatccacttcatccacaCCTCCCCAAATCCCATCTTTCTCACCATGAATCTAAGAAAATCCCAACTAACCTTATCATAagctttttcaaagtccactttaaattgttcttgtttttcacacataaaattaaaaaaatattaaattcaatcttacaattatttttaaatactgAAGTTTGTTTTCATTCTCAATTTAAGTTTAACATCTAATTTAAAATGCTTAATCCTCTACCGTGATACTACACATAATGCAGTGAGAACAATACAAATTAAAGCTTGTTGAACAATGAGATTAAAAACCTAGTTTAAATATCCAAATGAGAGTCAAATCCACAAAGGTTGGAATCCCAATAGCAATCACCAAAAGTACTTGAACCTTCGATAAAAAAATTCTCAATGTTTGGTAACTCCAAAATGGAATTTCTCTCCTCTTGTAATAAAGAGCAAGAGCCGATTTTTTCATTGCTCTCGTTCAACAAACTTTCCCACCACATGGCTGACAGTGTTGAGTTTCCAAGAGATGGGGGTGCAGCAAAGTCTCCATCACCAATAATTGGTTGCATTGTATTCTCAATGTTACCATCTTTAGCAACACTAGGGTTTTTAGATGAAAATGTTCCTATTGGTTTCACAAAATCAGGTATCCCCTTCAACAATGGTGAATGAGATGAAAAAGTTCGAGGTTGAGGTTTAATAACTTCATGAGCTTTTATGGTTTCTttaggtttttctttttctttcttttcatctgATTTTCTTGAAATCATCTTCTTGCGCAAGTGTGTGTGCCAATAATTTTTCACATCATTAGCTGTTCTGCCAGGAAGCCTTGCAGCAATTAATGACCATCTATATTATATGAATCATACACATGAGTTAGTAAATGAGCTGAAATACTtatcaaagaaaagaaaagaaaagtgttaaaaaatataaagaaaaaatctatttaaatGAGATGGATATAAGTATAgtgaaaattttagaaaatacaaattaaaaattaaataaatatattattttaaaacaattaaatattgaGAATAGACTCTTATTTCTTAATGCTATGTCTGGAGTTAGAGAAATAAAATAGGATGGAATGACGTGGAGCAGAATGAAAGTTAAATTTCATTTCATTAGTTATGTAATCTTTATAATTTGACAAAACAAAACATATTAAATTAGCTCATTTTATTGCATACACACAAAATTAGATGGAATAAAAATGGAAGAATTTTCTTGAATAGAATGAAATAGATTCCATCTGTTTTATAAATTTGGTTAGATGATGTTTGGTTTTAAGCTTTTgataaacatgattttgaaaGAATTCGGTTTGTTAAATTGATTTGAATGAAGTGATTAATTTATGACTTTTAGATGTTTTcctaaatttattttgatttggtatttatatgaatatatatttagGTTTCCGGTTTTTGAGTATTGTACAATACATAATCAATATTCTTTCTATGATACAGGAAAACAAGAAGCAGTTATTTTGCCTAGCTAGCTAACAAAGTGATTATATATCTGGATTCGGAAGTGCTTTGGTTCGCAAAGTGGTTACTACTTGATGTTGTTTTGTTGTCTTTGATTTTTTAGTGA includes these proteins:
- the LOC131619429 gene encoding uncharacterized protein LOC131619429; translation: MSVLVNDSPTKEFVVERGLRLKILVNKAVDNGDYVGCNVKGNFCVDVLQFADDTLLVGDGSWRHLWAIKSVLSGFEIVSGLGINFNKSKLNGININPYFLEVATYFLSCKLEPKEFSFLGIRNGSNPRRIDFWRPDVEKFRKKLCSWKGRWLSFGGRITLLKFVLGSLPIFTLSFYLAPKKVIRETNKIQSNFLWGGVKEKICIHWVKWKDACLPVDKGGLGLRSVEDFNLALLFKWKWRILEASNFLWYRMLRARYGDVKLRVVIEGGRRDCSEWLSKEEGKGAMLIDGVFSWATNILFGSAVTPDADSVSAKTAATPATAMA
- the LOC131617546 gene encoding transcription factor MYB1-like, which encodes MEKSKSIGVRKGAWTYEEDKLLKICIDKYGEGKWQLVPQRAGLNRCRKSCRLRWLNYLNPAVNRESFSEDEVDMILRLHKLLGNRWSLIAARLPGRTANDVKNYWHTHLRKKMISRKSDEKKEKEKPKETIKAHEVIKPQPRTFSSHSPLLKGIPDFVKPIGTFSSKNPSVAKDGNIENTMQPIIGDGDFAAPPSLGNSTLSAMWWESLLNESNEKIGSCSLLQEERNSILELPNIENFFIEGSSTFGDCYWDSNLCGFDSHLDI